In one Arachis duranensis cultivar V14167 chromosome 9, aradu.V14167.gnm2.J7QH, whole genome shotgun sequence genomic region, the following are encoded:
- the LOC110275528 gene encoding disease resistance protein RUN1-like, giving the protein MMANQDRTIITNDYDPDKLAYDVFLSFRGEDTRYSFTGFLYDALFRKGVRVFMDDEELKGGDRIAQSLVNAIQQSRISIVVFSENYATSRWCLDELVEIVECMELKKRLLVWPIFYKVAPSDVRHQRKSYAEAMAAHEERFGNGSVKVHKWRSALSQVANLKGWSYQTGYEYEFIHEIVKRVTTKLQHEQVNLGEHLIGHQSHIEELRSLLDIESQRTVCMLGIYGTGGIGKTALAKALYNTIFHKFECSIFLEGVRERSNSYMGLVNLQEAIISKLYEGENIKLENVDDGITKLKDTLKHKRVLLVLDDVDSKDQIRNLAGERNWFGSGSRIIITTRDKHVLNIDKVEKKFEIKRLHDHEALQLFCLKAFKMNHPLPEYKNVSNHVVHYAKGLPLALKVLGSHFANKSIRECECALKQFKRIQQRNIHDILKVSYDCLEDATKCVFLDIACFFEGASLQYVENVLEKCDLFPSYNIGRLVDKSLLAIENDCLIMHDLIQDMGIEIVRQEAPSKLGKRSRLCFYEDVLRVLREDSGSSNIEGIMLDPPKEENVIWSGTAFQKMNNIRILIVRNTHFIPEPSYLPNSLRLLEWDRYPSKSLPSNFHPKNIVDLSLPCSQLNLKMEKSFQLTMTGCSIH; this is encoded by the exons GTTTTCTCTACGATGCTCTATTCAGGAAGGGAGTGAGAGTGTTCATGGATGATGAAGAGTTGAAGGGAGGGGACCGAATCGCGCAATCTCTGGTGAATGCGATCCAGCAATCAAGGATTTCGATTGTTGTTTTCTCTGAGAATTATGCAACTTCAAGGTGGTGCCTTGATGAACTAGTGGAGATCGTTGAGTGTATGGAGTTGAAGAAGCGATTGTTGGTTTGGCCAATCTTTTACAAAGTGGCACCGTCTGATGTGAGGCATCAGAGAAAGAGTTACGCTGAAGCCATGGCTGCACATGAAGAAAGGTTCGGAAATGGATCTGTTAAGGTCCACAAATGGAGATCAGCTTTGTCTCAAGTTGCTAACTTGAAAGGATGGTCTTACCAAACAGG GTATGAATATGAATTTATACATGAGATTGTGAAAAGGGTGACTACTAAATTACAGCATGAACAAGTAAATCTTGGAGAGCACCTAATTGGACACCAGTCTCACATAGAAGAACTGAGGTCACTTTTAGACATTGAATCCCAGAGGACAGTTTGCATGCTAGGAATTTATGGAACAGGAGGAATTGGCAAAACAGCACTTGCCAAAGCTCTTTATAACACAATTTTCCATAAATTTGAATGTTCAATCTTTCTTGAAGGTGTTAGAGAAAGATCAAACAGTTATATGGGCCTAGTAAATCTCCAAGAGGCTATTATATCTAAGCTATATGAAGGGGAAAATATAAAGTTGGAGAATGTTGATGATGGCATCACTAAGTTAAAAGATACATTGAAGCATAAGAGAGTTCTTTTGGTACTGGACGATGTTGATAGCAAGGATCAAATAAGAAATTTGGCAGGCGAGCGCAACTGGTTCGGTTCAGGGAGTAGAATCATCATAACAACGAGGGATAAACATGTGCTAAACATTGATAAGGTTGAAAAGAAATTCGAGATAAAGAGGTTACATGATCATGAAGCTCTTCAACTCTTTTGCTTAAAAGCTTTCAAAATGAATCATCCTTTACCTGAGTATAAAAATGTGTCTAATCATGTAGTTCATTATGCCAAGGGCCTTCCATTAGCTCTAAAAGTATTAGGGTCTCATTTTGCTAATAAATCCATAAGGGAATGTGAATGTGCATTGAAACAATTCAAGAGGATTCAACAGAGGAACATACATGACATACTCAAGGTCAGTTATGATTGCTTAGAAGATGCCACAAAGTGTGTATTTCTTGACATTGCTTGCTTCTTTGAAGGGGCTAGCTTGCAATATGTTGAGAATGTTTTGGAGAAATGTGACCTTTTCCCATCATATAATATAGGAAGACTTGTTGATAAATCTCTGCTAGCTATTGAAAATGATTGCTTAATAATGCATGATCTCATTCAAGACATGGGAATAGAAATTGTTAGGCAAGAAGCACCATCAAAACTTGGTAAACGCAGCAGATTATGTTTTTATGAAGATGTTCTTAGAGTATTGAGGGAAGATTCG GGAAGCAGTAACATTGAAGGAATAATGTTGGACcctcctaaagaagaaaatgtaaTATGGAGCGGCACTGCCtttcagaagatgaataatATTCGAATTCTGATTGTTCGAAATACACATTTTATACCAGAACCTAGTTATTTGCCGAATAGTCTAAGGTTACTCGAATGGGATAGGTACCCATCAAAATCTCTCCCATCAAATTTTCATCCTAAGAATATTGTTGACCTTAGCTTACCATGCAGTCAACTCAACTTGAAGATGGAAAAATCGTTTcag TTAACAATGactggatgttcaattcactag
- the LOC127741389 gene encoding uncharacterized protein LOC127741389: MHEPLEIIMQNDRIKDLPSSISNLMGLRKLYIRFKGLVPGGLPKDLFMLPEMVSLSIFDSPNVGESFKRFLIDKPGCYSYSPLRLLNCSACGLTDEDLHAILCCSRNLEELYVPWNEFVCLPTIIKESSKLRYLCVTKCKKLSEIPELPSSIKNVEAKDCPILSSKASELLWSQALKEVYRLEIIMPKITMIPIWFDHCNEGGVVSFWARQKFPVLAVAFILKEKASMGSANLYINGCNARQFISNNYYCPYVNAEHVLLFDLRSLFKDDEEWRILDTFLIYEWNYVEVKYECDNLLLNDVVGMSNVSHCGAYVYKGQSNMEDIQFQCPYSTM; the protein is encoded by the exons ATGCATGAGCCACTAGAAATCATCATGCAAAATGATCGAATTAAGGATCTTCCAAGTTCCATTAGTAATCTAATGGGACTTAGAAAATTATACATACGATTCAAAGGGCTTGTTCCTGGAGGCTTACCAAAGGATCTATTCATGTTGCCAGAGATGGTATCTTTGTCTATTTTCGATTCTCCTAATGTCGGAGAATCATTCAAAAGATTCCTAATAGATAAACCAGGATGCTATTCATATTCTCCTTTGAGATTGTTGAATTGTAGTGCTTGTGGTTTAACCGATGAAGATCTTCACGCTATTCTATGTTGTTCTCGCAACTTGGAAGAGTTATATGTACCTTGGAATGAATTTGTGTGCCTCCCAACCATCATTAAGGAATCTTCTAAATTGAGATATCTTTGTGTAACTAAGTGCAAGAAGCTTTCGGAAATACCAGAATTGCCATCAAGTATAAAAAATGTAGAAGCAAAAGATTGCCCGATCTTGTCTTCAAAAGCATCTGAGTTGTTATGGTCTCAG GCTTTAAAGGAAGTATACAGGCTAGAAATCATAATGCCAAAAATAACAATGATTCCAATTTGGTTTGACCACTGTAATGAAGGGGGAGTTGTGTCATTTTGGGCTCGTCAAAAGTTTCCTGTTCTTGCTGTAGCGTTTATCTTGAAGGAGAAAGCATCCATGGGCTCCGCAAATTTGTACATTAATGGTTGCAACGCTCGTCAGTTTAttagtaataattattattgcCCTTACGTTAATGCAGAGCATGTGTTGCTATTTGACCTACGCAGTTTGTTTAAGGATGATGAGGAGTGGAGAATCCTCGATACCTTTCTAATCTATGAATGGAACTATGTGGAGGTTAAATATGAATGTGACAATTTGCTTTTAAATGATGTGGTTGGAATGTCTAATGTAAGTCACTGTGGAGCTTATGTGTACAAGGGACAATCAAACATGGAGGATATTCAATTTCAGTGTCCTTATTCAACAATGTAG
- the LOC107464531 gene encoding beta-fructofuranosidase, cell wall isozyme-like — MAAMASLHLLATLLLILGYGRSLIAHIIDEASHQTTHSSNNMIIPNHTYRPSFHFLPSKNWMNGPMRYKGMYHLFYQHNPKAAVWDTAIEWGHSISKDLVNWFPLQPALTPNQPYDIKGCWSGSITILPNQKPFILYTGIDHNNHQTQNLAIPKNLSDPLLREWVKLPNNPLMKPTLGNKINVTSFRDPTTAWLGHDGFWRVIVGSQENEKGIAILYKSKDFLHWIKAKHPLNSAKKSGMWECPDFYPVSTKGKIGIETSVDGPQVRHVLKVSLYDTSHDYYLIGTYDTTKDVFVPDEKGFDKDELYLVQRYDYGKFYASKTFYDGAKKRRVLWGWINESSVQQDDEKKAWSGIQAIPRTVWLDESGKQLIQWPIAEIEKLRGHHVKLHSKVLKPGTLLQVSGVTAAQADVEISFQVSKLENAQELNPSWKLDPQILCSQKAKGGFGLLVLASKGMQEYTSVFFMIFKTNKKYVVVMCSDQSRSSLNHKNDLTTYGAFVNNVDPAHEELSLRILIDQSVVESFGGKGKACITSRVYPTLAINDKAHLHAFNNGTLHVKITRLSAWSMKKAKVN; from the exons ATGGCTGCTATGGCTTCACTTCATTTGTTGGCtactcttcttcttattcttggCTATGGTAGAAGTCTTATTGCTCATATTATTGATGAAGCTTCTCATCAAACTACTCACTCTTCTAATAACATGATAATTCCAAACCATACATATAGACCTTCTTTTCACTTCTTGCCTTcaaagaattggatgaatg GGCCAATGAGATATAAAGGAATGTACCATTTGTTCTATCAACACAATCCAAAAGCTGCAGTTTGGGATACCGCTATTGAATGGGGCCATTCTATATCAAAAGATCTTGTCAATTGGTTTCCATTACAACCTGCTCTTACCCCAAACCAACCTTATGATATCAAAGGTTGTTGGTCAGGTTCAATCACTATTCTCCCTAATCAAAAGCCCTTCATTTTATACACAGGAATTGACCATAACAATCACCAAACTCAAAATTTAGCCATACCCAAAAATTTATCTGACCCATTACTTAGGGAGTGGGTGAAATTACCAAACAACCCTCTAATGAAACCAACTTTGGGTAACAAAATAAATGTGACATCATTTAGGGATCCTACCACTGCTTGGCTTGGCCATGATGGGTTTTGGAGAGTGATTGTGGGAAGCCAAGAGAATGAAAAGGGGATTGCAATTTTGTACAAAAGTAAAGATTTTTTGCATTGGATTAAGGCCAAACACCCTTTAAATTCAGCCAAGAAAAGTGGAATGTGGGAGTGCCCTGATTTCTATCCTGTGTCCACTAAGGGCAAAATTGGAATTGAAACATCAGTTGATGGTCCTCAAGTTAGGCATGTTCTCAAGGTTAGCTTGTATGACACTTCACATGATTACTATCTTATTGGAACCTATGACACCACCAAGGATGTTTTTGTTCCTGATGAGAAGGGATTTGATAAGGATGAGTTGTACTTGGTCCAAAGATATGATTATGGGAAATTttatgcatctaagactttCTATGATGGTGCAAAAAAGAGAAGGGTCTTGTGGGGTTGGATTAATGAATCTTCAGTTCAACaggatgatgaaaaaaaagcaTGGTCTGGAATCCAg GCAATTCCTAGAACTGTGTGGCTTGATGAATCTGGGAAGCAACTAATTCAATGGCCAATAGCAGAAATTGAAAAACTACGTGGCCACCATGTCAAGTTGCATTCCAAAGTACTAAAGCCAGGGACATTGCTTCAAGTATCTGGTGTCACTGCAGCACAG GCAGATGTTGAAATTTCATTTCAAGTAAGCAAACTTGAAAATGCTCAAGAACTGAACCCTAGTTGGAAACTGGACCCCCAAATTCTATGTAGTCAAAAAGCAAAAGGAGGATTTGGTTTGCTAGTTTTGGCTTCAAAGGGCATGCAAGAATACACATCAGTGTTCTTTATGATATttaaaaccaacaaaaaatatGTAGTGGTCATGTGCAGTGACCAAAGCAG GTCTTCCTTGAATCATAAGAATGATTTGACCACTTATGGTGCTTTTGTGAATAATGTGGACCCTGCTCATGAAGAGTTATCACTAAGAATCTTG ATTGATCAGTCAGTGGTGGAGAGTTTTGGTGGAAAAGGGAAAGCATGCATCACATCAAGAGTTTATCCCACGTTGGCAATCAATGATAAGGCACACCTCCATGCATTCAATAATGGAACACTCCATGTCAAGATCACAAGACTAAGTGCTTGGAGCATGAAAAAAGCCAAGGTCAactga
- the LOC107464450 gene encoding actin-related protein 4 isoform X1: MYGGDEVSAIVIDLGSHTCKAGYAGEDAPKAVFPSVVGAIDQMDIDEAENGEKNSESTADAKNNDKPKGKRKLYVGSQSLGYRRDHMEVLSPLKDGIVADWDIVDNIWDHAFRECLLIDPKEHPMLLAEPSSNTQQQRERAAELMFEKYKAPALFLAKNAVLTSFASGRATSLVVDCGGGSTTVAPVHDGYVLQKAVATSPIGGEFLTDCLMKSLESKGIVIKPRYSFRRKEIRPGEFQTVDIDFPNTTESYKLYSQRVIASDIKECVCRAPDTPYDDSAYSNIPMTPYELPDGQTIEIGADRFKIPDVLFNPSLVQTIPGMESFAEVAPSVRGLPQMVIESINKCDVDIRRELFSSILLAGGTASMQQLKERLEKDLLEESPQAARVKVLASGNATERRFSVWIGGSILASLGSFQQMWFSKSEYEEHGASYIQRKCP, from the exons ATGTATGGTGGTG ATGAAGTGTCTGCAATAGTAATTGACTTGGGCTCACACACATGTAAAGCTGGTTATGCTGGTGAAGATGCTCCCAAGGCTGTGTTTCCCTCT GTTGTGGGGGCAATTGATCAAATGGATATTGATGAAGCTGAGAATGGTGAAAAGAACTCCGAGTCTACTGCGGACGCGAAGAACAATGACAAACCCAAGGGAAAGCGAAAGTTGTATGTGGGATCTCAGTCCTTGGGATACCGCAGAGACCATATGGAG GTCCTGTCTCCGTTAAAGGATGGAATTGTTGCAGACTGGGACATTGTTGACAACATATGGGATCATGCCTTCAG ggAGTGCCTCTTGATTGATCCTAAAGAGCATCCAATGCTACTTGCAGAACCTTCTTCTAACACTCAACAGCAGAGAGAAAG GGCTGCAGAGCTTATGTTTGAGAAGTACAAAGCACCTGCATTGTTTTTGGCAAAGAATGCT GTTTTGACATCTTTTGCATCAGGGCGTGCTACATCATTAGTTGTTGATTG TGGTGGAGGATCAACTACAGTTGCACCGGTACATGATGGTTATGTTCTTCAAAAG GCTGTGGCAACTTCTCCTATTGGGGGAGAATTTCTTACAGACTGCTTgatgaaaagcttggaaagcaAGGGTATCGTG ATAAAACCACGGTATTCTTTTAGGAGAAAGGAAATACGCCCTGGAGAGTTTCAG ACTGTAGATATTGATTTTCCAAATACAACTGAAAGCTACAAACTCTACTCTCAG AGAGTGATTGCAAGTGATATCAAAGAATGTGTATGCCGTGCTCCAGATACTCCATATGATG ATAGTGCATATTCAAACATTCCGATGACCCCATATGAGCTCCCTGATGGCCA GACAATTGAAATTGGAGCAGATAGATTTAAGATTCCAGATGTTCTTTTCAATCCATCCCTAGTTCAG ACAATTCCTGGCATGGAGAGCTTTGCAGAAGTTGCTCCTTCCGTTCGTGGCCTACCTCAAATG GTTATAGAAAGCATTAACAAATGTGATGTAGACATTCGAAGAGAGTTATTTAGTAGCATACTG CTTGCTGGTGGCACAGCTTCAATGCAACAACTGAAGGAACGCCTTGAGAAGGATTTACTAGAg GAATCCCCTCAAGCTGCTAGAGTAAAAGTATTAGCGAGTGGAAACGCTACTGAAAGAAGGTTTAG TGTTTGGATAGGGGGTAGCATATTGGCTTCTCTTGGCTCCTTCCAGCAAATGTGGTTCTCCAAGTCCGA GTATGAAGAGCATGGAGCTTCATATATCCAAAGGAAGTGTCCTTAA
- the LOC107464450 gene encoding actin-related protein 4A isoform X2 — protein MYGGDEVSAIVIDLGSHTCKAGYAGEDAPKAVFPSVVGAIDQMDIDEAENGEKNSESTADAKNNDKPKGKRKLYVGSQSLGYRRDHMEVLSPLKDGIVADWDIVDNIWDHAFRECLLIDPKEHPMLLAEPSSNTQQQRESFL, from the exons ATGTATGGTGGTG ATGAAGTGTCTGCAATAGTAATTGACTTGGGCTCACACACATGTAAAGCTGGTTATGCTGGTGAAGATGCTCCCAAGGCTGTGTTTCCCTCT GTTGTGGGGGCAATTGATCAAATGGATATTGATGAAGCTGAGAATGGTGAAAAGAACTCCGAGTCTACTGCGGACGCGAAGAACAATGACAAACCCAAGGGAAAGCGAAAGTTGTATGTGGGATCTCAGTCCTTGGGATACCGCAGAGACCATATGGAG GTCCTGTCTCCGTTAAAGGATGGAATTGTTGCAGACTGGGACATTGTTGACAACATATGGGATCATGCCTTCAG ggAGTGCCTCTTGATTGATCCTAAAGAGCATCCAATGCTACTTGCAGAACCTTCTTCTAACACTCAACAGCAGAGAGAAAG TTTTTTGTGA
- the LOC107464541 gene encoding GDSL esterase/lipase At4g10955-like, with product METTNQVSKEEEAEEQRRDLVVSKEEEEEVVEEEAHPYSFHVSGPRNLSTLNWRDLIYSTWKDSNYKRTVIACFIQAVYLLELDRQEKRTQETALAPNWWIPFKYKLTQTLIDERDGSIFGAVLEWDRSAAMADLVLMRPSGAPRAVLALRGTLLKSPTMRRDIEDDLRFFAWESLKGSCRFKLALEVLKSASNSFGGSNVCVAGHSLGAGFALQVGKALAKEGIYVETHLFNPPSVSLAMSLRNIGEKAESAWKKLKSMLPYSGQESRAGEEGDANKNLGLKSWIPRLSSFKNSGFVVGKWVPHLYVNNSDYICCSYNDPGGDGGVNKENVAPPGNVPVAAKLFVVTKERQKFHEAHGLEQWWSSDAELQQAIHSSKLISRQLRSLYSGSGSGTSSQVTQGKS from the exons ATGGAAACAACGAACCAAGtaagcaaagaagaagaagctgaagAACAAAGGAGAGACTTGGTTGTGtctaaggaagaagaagaagaagtagtagaagaagaagcgcaCCCGTATTCCTTTCATGTCTCTGGACCAAGGAATTTGTCTACCCTTAATTGGAGAGATCTCATCTATTCAACTTG GAAGGATtcaaattacaaaagaacagtGATTGCATGCTTTATACAAGCAGTTTACTTGCTTGAACTTGATAGGCAAGAAAAAAGAACACAAGAGACTGCACTTGCACCAAATTGGTGGATCCCCTTTAAGTACAAGCTCACACAAACTCTCATTGACGAAAGGGACGGATCCATTTTCGGAGCAGTACTCGAATGGGACCGGTCGGCAGCTATGGCCGACTTGGTCTTAATGAGGCCTAGTGGCGCGCCGCGAGCTGTTCTAGCACTCAGGGGAACACTACTCAAATCACCCACAATGCGAAGAGACATCGAAGATGACCTTAGATTCTTTGCCTGGGAAAGTTTGAAAGGCTCTTGCAGGTTTAAATTGGCATTGGAGGTACTAAAATCGGCTTCGAATTCCTTCGGAGGAAGCAATGTTTGTGTGGCAGGGCATTCATTGGGTGCTGGTTTCGCTCTTCAAGTTGGAAAAGCATTAGCCAAAGAAGGAATCTATGTTGAGACACATTTGTTCAATCCACCTTCAGTTTCTCTAGCAATGAGTTTAAGAAACATTGGAGAAAAAGCAGAGTCTGCTTGGAAGAAACTGAAATCCATGCTTCCTTATAGTGGCCAGGAATCTCGAGCCGGCGAGGAAGGAGATGCCAACAAGAATCTAGGATTAAAGAGTTGGATACCGAGGCTATCGAGCTTCAAGAACTCTGGTTTTGTAGTGGGCAAATGGGTTCCTCATTTGTATGTAAACAATAGTGACTACATTTGTTGTTCTTATAATGATCCGGGTGGTGATGGTGGAGTTAACAAGGAGAATGTTGCACCGCCGGGGAATGTCCCGGTCGCGGCGAAGCTGTTTGTTGTTACTAAGGAGAGGCAGAAGTTCCATGAAGCTCATGGATTGGAGCAATGGTGGTCAAGTGATGCAGAACTTCAGCAGGCTATTCATAGTAGCAAACTGATAAGTAGACAGTTAAGATCTTTGTATAGTGGGAGTGGTAGTGGTACTTCTTCTCAAGTAACACAAGGAAAGTCTTAG